In Nitrospirae bacterium CG2_30_53_67, a single genomic region encodes these proteins:
- a CDS encoding disulfide oxidoreductase, with product MGDVMQKITKDMSFIQAIQAHPKAAEVLAKYEMGCIGCMGAAGETIEQGAIAHGVEINELIKELNNLFKDS from the coding sequence ATGGGAGATGTTATGCAAAAAATTACAAAAGATATGTCCTTTATCCAGGCCATTCAGGCCCATCCCAAGGCTGCCGAAGTCCTTGCCAAATATGAGATGGGCTGTATAGGGTGCATGGGGGCTGCAGGCGAGACCATTGAGCAGGGCGCGATAGCTCACGGTGTAGAAATTAATGAATTGATCAAAGAACTCAACAACTTGTTCAAAGATTCTTAA
- a CDS encoding 50S ribosomal protein L28 yields MSRKCEICGKGRLTGNNVSHANNKTKKVSYPNIQSVRAIHQGSVRKMNVCTRCIRSGKVRKAS; encoded by the coding sequence ATGTCAAGGAAATGTGAGATTTGCGGGAAAGGGCGGCTGACCGGCAACAATGTCAGCCATGCCAACAACAAGACCAAAAAGGTTTCTTATCCCAATATCCAGAGTGTCAGGGCTATTCATCAGGGAAGCGTCAGGAAGATGAACGTCTGTACACGGTGCATTCGTTCCGGCAAGGTCCGGAAGGCATCTTAA
- a CDS encoding FMN-binding glutamate synthase family protein, translating to MNLQQPNSNEATLTFNRSKSVAPVSGICTRCMDGCRGNCEIFRATFRGREVIYPGPFGEITAGGDKNYPIDYSHLNIHGYALGAKGLPKGVKGNSDTARFPDVNTETEYGWTQKVKMSLPVFTGALGSTEIARKNWEHFAVGAALSGVTIVCGENVCGIDPKLVLDKNKKVKEAPDMDRRIEAYRRYHKGMGEILIQMNVEDTRLGVAEYIINKHGIETIELKWGQGAKCIGGEIKVNSLERALELQKRGYIVTPDPSDPVNQQAFKAGALKEFERHSRMGFIDEDGFYAEAARLRKLGFKRITLKTGAYGLRELAMAIKWGSKAKIDLLTIDGAPGGTGMSPWRMMEEWGIPSLYLHSAAYDFAKILDKQGEKVPDLAFAGGFSSEDGIFKALALGGPYTKAVCMGRALMIPGMVGKNIDKWIKEKDLPKTVSAYGSTVEEIFVCYEKVVEMVGKAEIKKIPLGAIGIVSFSDKLRIGLQQIMAGARCFNVSSITRNDLMSLTEECEKVTGIPYVMDSYRKEALKILKG from the coding sequence ATGAACTTACAACAACCCAATTCCAACGAAGCGACATTAACGTTCAACCGTTCAAAGAGTGTTGCGCCCGTAAGCGGAATCTGCACCCGCTGCATGGACGGATGCCGGGGCAACTGCGAAATTTTCAGGGCCACGTTCCGCGGGCGCGAAGTGATCTATCCCGGCCCCTTCGGAGAAATCACGGCCGGCGGGGACAAGAACTACCCGATTGATTACTCTCATCTTAATATCCACGGCTATGCCCTGGGGGCCAAAGGTCTTCCCAAAGGCGTGAAGGGGAATTCGGATACGGCGCGTTTCCCGGATGTCAACACCGAAACCGAATACGGCTGGACCCAGAAAGTCAAGATGAGCCTTCCCGTGTTCACCGGCGCTCTAGGATCCACGGAGATCGCGAGAAAGAACTGGGAGCACTTTGCCGTGGGCGCCGCACTCTCCGGCGTGACCATCGTCTGCGGGGAGAACGTCTGCGGAATCGACCCCAAACTCGTCCTGGACAAGAACAAAAAAGTGAAAGAAGCGCCGGACATGGACCGCAGGATCGAGGCATACCGGCGCTACCACAAAGGCATGGGTGAGATCCTCATTCAGATGAATGTCGAGGACACACGCCTGGGGGTGGCCGAATACATCATCAACAAGCACGGGATCGAAACCATTGAACTGAAATGGGGACAGGGCGCCAAGTGCATCGGAGGTGAGATCAAGGTCAACTCCCTGGAACGGGCCCTCGAACTCCAGAAGAGAGGCTATATCGTCACGCCTGACCCCTCGGATCCGGTCAACCAGCAGGCCTTCAAGGCCGGCGCCCTCAAGGAATTCGAACGACACAGCCGTATGGGATTTATTGATGAAGACGGATTCTATGCCGAGGCGGCAAGGCTCAGGAAACTGGGATTCAAGAGGATCACCTTGAAGACCGGGGCCTACGGCCTGAGAGAACTGGCCATGGCCATCAAGTGGGGCTCCAAGGCCAAGATTGACCTTTTGACCATAGACGGCGCACCCGGAGGCACGGGCATGAGCCCCTGGAGGATGATGGAGGAATGGGGCATACCGTCTCTCTATCTCCATTCCGCCGCGTATGATTTCGCAAAGATCCTGGACAAGCAGGGGGAGAAGGTCCCGGATCTGGCCTTTGCCGGAGGTTTCAGCTCCGAAGACGGCATCTTCAAGGCGCTGGCTCTCGGCGGCCCCTACACCAAGGCGGTCTGCATGGGCCGGGCATTGATGATCCCGGGTATGGTCGGCAAAAACATCGACAAGTGGATCAAGGAGAAAGACCTGCCCAAGACCGTGAGCGCCTACGGATCCACCGTTGAAGAGATCTTCGTCTGCTACGAAAAGGTCGTGGAGATGGTGGGCAAGGCTGAGATCAAGAAGATCCCGCTCGGCGCCATCGGCATCGTCAGTTTCTCAGACAAGCTCAGGATCGGCCTTCAGCAGATCATGGCCGGCGCACGCTGCTTCAATGTCTCTTCCATCACGAGGAACGACCTCATGTCACTGACCGAAGAGTGCGAGAAGGTCACGGGTATTCCATACGTGATGGATTCGTACCGCAAGGAGGCGCTGAAGATTCTCAAGGGCTGA